In the Acidobacteriota bacterium genome, CGTTCCGGTGGCGTGCGGCCTGCCTTCGCGCAGGATGTTCAGACGCCGGAACGCCAGCGGGTCCATGCCCAGCGCGTGCGCGATGATGTCGGCCTGTGATTCATACGCCCACACCAACTGCGAAATTCCGAATCCGCGCAGCGCACCGGCCGGCGGCTCATTGGTATAAACGGCGTGATTGTCGAGCGCGATGTTCTCAATGTCATAGGGGCCGGCGCCGGTGAAGCCGGACTTTTGTGAGACGCGTGGCCCGATGTCGGCATACGCGCCGCCGTTCCACCACGTCTCCACCTTACGCGCGATCATCCGACCGTCGGACATCACGCCTGTTTTAATGCGCACGGTTGTCCCGTGCTTGGTGATGGTGTAGAACTGCTCTTCCATGGTCAGTGCGATGCGCACCGGCTTGCGCGCCAGCAGCGCGCAGGCGGCCACCAGCGCTTCCAGCTTGATGTAGAGCTTCGCGCCAAATCCGCCGCCCAGCAGCGCCGTGCGCACCCGCACGCGATTTTCCGCCCAGCCCAGCAGGCGTGCGACTTCGCTGCGCACGAAGGATGGGCTTTGCGTTGCGCTATGGATGGTGATGCCGTTGGTGTCCGTCAACTCGGCCAGCGAGACAATGGGCTCGAAGGTGGCGTGGATTACTTTGCCGTTATGAAAGGTGTGCTCAAAAACATGATCCGCCGTGGCGAATCCCTTTTCAATATCACCTCGGCGCACCTGCGCGTCGAGTGCGACGTTGGTGCCCGCGCGACCCTTGAGATGTTTGAGGTCGGGGAAGGTACCCGCGGGCTGCAGGACGTCATGGATAATCGGCGCGGTTGGCTGCGCAGCAGCGACCTCGTCGAAAACGGGATCGAGTGGGTCGTATTCCACCTCCACCAGGTCGGCGGCCTCTTCGGCAATATGCGGATCACGAGCCAGCACCACCGCCACCGGCTCACCCACGTAGCGCACTTTGTCGAGCGCCAGAATCGGCTGATCGTGAAATGCCGGGCCGTAGTAGGGATTCGGAATAATCTTGCGGATGTCCTCGCCGGTAATCACCGAGTGAACTCCCGCGAAGGCCAGCGCAGCGCTGGTGTCAATACTTATAATTTTTCCGTGGGCAACGGGACTGCGCGTGATCCTGCCGTAGAGCATTCCCGGGATGCGCATGTTGATGATGTATTCCGCGCTGCCCGTAACCTTTGCGGCGGACTCCAGACGAGGGATCGATTGCCGCGGGCCGCTCGCTGCGGCGGTTGGTGATGTGATTTTCGTCGCGGACGGTTTAGGCGTGGGCATTTAGGATGCCTCACTCGAATTTATTTTCAGCGCCTGCTCCAGCGCGCGCCGGACGTGTACGCGAACCATCTCGCGCTTATACGCCACCGTGCCGCGCAGATCGGCCAGCGGCTGCACTTCCTCGGCTGCCGAGTCGGCGGCCTTGGAAAAGACGGCGGCGGTGGCGCTGACATTATTTAGCACGCCCTCTGCTCCGGTCATGCGCACCGGGCGCTCCGTCGCTGAACTGACCGCCACGCGGGCTTCGGCGATCACGCCCGACTCCATGCGGAACCAGACGGCCACTCCCACCGCAGGCCAATCGTCGGCCGAGAGCGCCGTGTATTTTTCGTACCAGCTATGCACGCCCGCTGGTTGCAGTGGCACTGCGACTTCGGTGATTAACTCGTCGCGCGACAATGCGGTTTCGTAATAGCCGGTGAACAGATCGCCGATGGCAATCCAGCGCTCGCCGCGCTGGCTGACGGCGCGCACGCGCGCCCCGAGCGTAAGCAGAATGGGCGGCAGGTCCATGTGAGGATCGCCATGGGCGAGGTGGCCGCCGAGCGTCGCCACGTTGCGAATGCGTACGTTCGAGAGGGTGTGCAGTGTGCGTGTGATTACTGGAAACGTGCGAGCGATAACGGGCGAGCGCTCCATCTCGGACAGCGTGGTCATCGCGCCGATGCGCAGGCCGCCGGTTTCGTCGGCGCTGACGCCGCGCAGCGCATTCTTGATTCGGCGCAGACTAACCAGCCGCGAGGGCTGAAACAATCGAGGCTTCATCATTAAGAGCAGCGCCGTGCCGCCGGCGATGGCGCGCACCGTGGCATCTTCAGGGTCGAGCAAAGACAGCGCCTCTTCGAGCGTCGCGGGCTCCGCCAGTTCAAAGTTCTTCATGCGACGGGGTCTCCCGACAAGGAGGAACGATTCAGCAGCCCATTTCCCCCCAGCCCTTTTTCCAAAGCCGCCTTCAAGTTCGCGCCAAATTCACGAGCCACTTCAGCGCTCTTCGAGCGGAACACGGGCTGGCCCAGCCCGCCCAGCTTTCCGCTCAGCGCGACTTCTGCCGTGTAGCGGATCTCCGTGCAGCCCTCGCTGGCAACCGTCAGCTCAATGCCCGCCGTGGCCGACACGCGTCCGGCCAGGCCGACGGAGTCGCCGGTCATCTTCACCTCAATTAAGTTGGGCGGCTCCATGCGGGTAATCTCGCTGGTAACCTTAAACTTCAAAGTTATATAGGCGACCTTGCTGGTGAGCTGCGCGGAGTAGCGACCCGGCGAGAGCTCGATTAATTCGCTGCATCCCGGAATGCACTGGGCGAGCTGGACCGGATCAGCGACAAACTCGAACGCGGTGGCGCGATCTACTTCAACATTGATTGTTCCAGTGGATTGCAGGCCCATGTTTTATTAGTGAAATAAACTTTCCCAGTTGCAGGCGATGTCGAAGTTTAAGCTCGGTCAATGAGGCGGGACAGAATTTCGGCGATAAGCGCTGGCTGCTCGACAAACGTCAGATGTCGCGCCTGCGGAATGATCTGCATCGTCGCCCCAGCGATGTTGCTCTCGAGTTGGCGGGCCATCTCGGGCGGCGTCGCGTAATCTTCCTCGCCGACGGCGATGGCTACCGGCATGTGGAATCCCGCGAGGTGCGCGCGCAGATCGAACGCGCCCAACATGCGGCAGGTGGCGACGAAACACGCGGTCTCGTTGGCCAGAAAAACATTGCGGCACAGGGCCACCGTTTCGGGGTGCTGCTCGCGGAAACTATCAGAGAACCAGCGCGTTTGTTGAAAGTCGATCAGCGCGGGCAAGCCCTTTTCTTCGGCTTCTTTGGCGCGCCACTCCCATTTTTCAGGCGCTTCCGCGCCATACCATGCGGTTGTGTCGATCAAGCCGAGCGTCTGTACACGCGACGGAAACAGCGCGGCGAATTGCAACGCGATGCTGCCGCCCAGCGACCCGCCGGCGATGTGCGCGCTCGACCAGCCGACATGATCCAGCAGCGCGGCCAGGTCGCGCGCGAATCCCTCGAGACGATAGGGGCCAGGCGACTTGCCGAGCAACTTGGTGGACGCACCGTGCCCGCGACAGTCGTAAGTCAAAATGGCGGTGCGCTCGACAAGGCGCTCGACCACCTCGTCCCAGACCACTTCGCTCATGCCCAGCGAGTGGACCAGCACCAGCTTCGGGAGTTCAGGCCGGTCCTCGCCATGCAGTGTGTAACGGAGCGAGGCGCCATCGCCAAGCGGTGCGTTGCCGGATTTTCTGGAGTGGGTCATGTTAAATGCTCCGAACATTCAGCCTACCACAGCGAGTGAATCGCGTCACAGAGCCGCGCGCGTCAGCGAGCGGACCCGATTATTCCGGCAGCGCCTTGCCGCGCGTCTCGGGAAAAAATGGGGCGGCGACAATACCGAGAATGTAGATCATGCTGACGATCACGGCGGCCCGGCCGTAACTGCCGAAGTAGGTGATCAGCGTCCCCGCCAGCAGTGGTCCCGTGAAGGCGATGAAGCGCGGCGCGTTGAAGCAGAAGCTGACTGCGGTGGCGCGGATGCGCGTGGGATAAGCCTCCGGCAGCCACGTCGAGCACCATGTATATTGGCCCAGCGTGAAGAAGGCGTTGATGGAGCAGACGCCGAGCAGCACATACAGGTTATGCGTCCACAGGAACAGCACGGGGGTCATCAGCAGGGAGATGGCGAACCACGCGATGGTAACCGGCCTGCGCCCGTAGAGATCGGCGAAGAAGCCGAGCGAGATATAGCCACAGATAGCGCCCGCGTTGTAGAACATTCCCGCCAAGCTCGCCCAGCGCTCGGGTGAGAGTCCCTCCAACTTAGCGAGAGACCCGACGTACGGAGGCACCCATGTTGAGATGCCCCACCAGGCCAGCGTGGTGGTGGTGGACATCAGGAAGGCCGCAATGGTGCGGCGGCGATACTTCGGATCGGCGAACAGGTCAATCAGCGTGAAGCGCGTAAGGTTCTTGTCGGCGGCGCTCACATCCTGACCCGATTGCTGTGCTATCTTCTGCGCCTCGACTGCCGCACGGCGCTTGCGATCCGACTCCGTCCACTTTTCCGGTTCCTTGATGCGCTTGCGAATCCAGCCGACAGCGAGGGCGGGGAGAACGCCAATGACGTACATCCAGCGCCATGCGTCGGGTCCCATCGGGCTGACGAAGAACCATGTGGCGGAGGCGAAGAAAAAGCCGATGCCCAGGCCGCACTGCATCAGCCCCGCGCCCTTGCCACGATGCTTGTCGGGCCACATCTCCGCGACCATCGAAGTGCCTGTGCCCCACTCCGAGCCCAGCGCGAAGCCGACGATGAAGCGCAGCGCGATGAAGGACCACAGCGACCAGGCGATGGCCGTGAATCCGGTAACGACAGAGTAGGCCAGCACCGCATAGATCAAGGTGCGCTTGCGCCCGATGTAATCGGAGACGATGCCACCGACGATGCCGCCGATGCCCCAGCCGAGCAGCGTTACCGCGATGGTCAGACCGGCGTAAAACGGGATGCTGGCATAACTTTCGGCGGGCAGTAGCTGGCGAAAAGCGGTGCCCATGGTGAGAATCAGGGCGTAGGTTTCATAGCCGTCAAAGGCCCAGCCGAGGTTGGCGGCCAGCAGCGTATTCCACTGTTCGCCATTCAGGGTGCGATACCAGGGCCGGTTGTCGGGGGCTGCAATGGTTGCAGTACTCATGCGGTTCCTCTCACTTAACGGCTTGTGGATTGATCCTAGCCGCGACAGTCATGGAGCGTCCACGATGCACGAAAAGCAGCACAAGAGCCTGAACGCTGAATACGGCCTTGTCCGGCGGGAAAGCTGGAATGCTCTTGAGTGCGGGACTAAGTTGCGCACGCGACTATTGTGGACGCTCCATAACTGTCGCGGCTCGGATACAAGCGCAGCTCAATGCGTGAAGAAAAAACAGCCAATGGCAGGGCGTGGCTCGCTCCCGATGCTTTCGCTGACCACCACCTCCGCCGTCGGGGTAACCGTCAAAGAGGCGACCTTCTTTCCTTTGTCGTCGAGTGCCTCGGCGGACTGTTTCACAATCAATGTCTGCTCCTTGGTGTCGGCGGCGAGACGGAATTCCAGCTCGGCCAACGGGCCATCGCGGATCGGCTCTTTGGCGGTGATGGTGATCTCCAGCTTTTGCGCCGCAGCCTTTTCTTTGACCTTGGTTCCCGAGGCGTCCTTCATCTCGACGGCAATTTCGGCGAATGACATGTTGGCGGCGATGCCCAGCCGCGCCAGCACGAATGTCAGCGACGCGCGCGGAAACTCGACGCTCTGCCGCACCACGTATATCGGCGCTGTCGCGGGATTGGTAATCATGGCGTTGAGGAAGACCGGGGCACCCGGTCGTACACGAGCGGAGACGAGCTCCAGCTTCGGCACCCTGTCTGGCGCATCATCTTGAGTAAACGCCGGGGTGGCCGCGACAAAAAATTGCGCGGCCACCATCAACCAAACAAAAGCACGCATTGGGTTGTTCCTAACTGTTGATACTGCCAAATTGTTACTACCGTTGGTCTGACGATTGGACTAACCACCGGCGCCGGGAGCCACTGCGCGCTCACCGGGAAACTTCTTGGTGATGTCCACCAGGGGCAGGCCGATGTGTTCCACATCGCTGTCCTTGAAGGTGTAGGCCGGACCCACGGACTCGACGCCAAAATCCTTGGCGAGCGATTCTTGGAGCACCACCATCTTGCCGCCCACCATGGTCATCAGCGGCTTTACCTTCAGAATGTCAGCCTCGGGAACCGTGAAATAATCGCGGTCGATCACCAGCAGGTCCGCGTACTTGCCTACTTCGAGCGAGCCGAGCTTCTCCTGCTTGCGCACGTAATCGGCGGCCCAGATGGAGTACATCTTCAGCGCGTGAACGCGGTCGATGCGCTCGTCGGCCTGCCAGATTTTGCCGTCATACTTGCGCGTGATGGCCTGCCACAGCATGAAGAACGGCGGCTGGAAATTGCGCGACCCCGGCCGATCCGCGCCGGTGGCGTAGTGCTGGCCAACGAGGCGCACGCCGGATTTGATCCAAGTGTTGAACGGCAGCATGAACTTGTCATATTGCGGGCCGTAGTCCTTCAGCCACTCGGGCGATTCCTGAACGATGTCGGGGCCGCAGCTCAGCATGATGCCGTAATCATTCAGCATCTTGATGGTTTCCGGCGCCTTGCCGATCAGGTTGCAGTGCTCGCCGGTCATCTTCATGGCTTTGACATCATCGAGCGACCAGCCGTTGTTGGCGCGGGCCATGTCGATCATCTTGATAAATGAGCGCGCGCTCTCGCTGCCCTGCATGTGGACGCCGGCAATTCTCCATCCCGCCTCCATGGCGTTTTGCAGGGTGTCCCACATCAGGTCGCCCTTCTGCGGGCAGACTTCGCGCTCCTTCAATTTGGGGTCTACTTTAGTGTCCGGCCCTGTGCAGGATTCTGGATAGAATGAATCCCAGCGCTCCGAGGCCACGCCGTCGATCCACAGGTAATCATCTCCGAGGCCCTGCAACACGCCCGTGCGACGGTATATCTGGCGGGTTTGCGCCGGGTCGGTAGGCATGCGATGCACTTCATAATGAGCATCCAGGCGAATGGGCATCTGACCCAATTCCGCCAGCTTGGCATATCCGCTCATGACCTTGGGGAAGGGAATGCGCGTCGAAAATGTGGTTACTCCCTTGGCCGCAAAACTTTCTGAAGTCAGCTTCAGCGTCTGCGCCAGAATGTTCAGCGGAACTTCGTTGAGGAACAGTTCCCAGGTGATGACGGCCATCTCTTGGCTGCCCACCCAGCCGATCTTGGGGATGTCGATGTCCAGCCGGTCGCCGTGCATGGTCTCCTGAATGGAGGCGGTGTATCCGGGCATGAACTTTTCCAGAATTTCCAGAGCCTTAGAGTTGATGTTGCCGCGCAGGCCGGGGCGCATCAGCACCGGGTTGTCTGGCGCATAGCGGTCCAGGGTATCGAGATTCGTAAATTTGCGCGTCATGGTCCACAGCGCCAGCGCGCCGGGGTCCTCCGGATAGGGCTGCATGTTGACCATGACCCAATCGCCCTTGGGAGATTTCTTGACGGCATCCTCGACGGCGTTCTTCAGCGCCAACTGGCTTTCTTCGAGGTCCGCCTTGGCCTGCACCGTTACTTCAATCCCGTTCGGCGGATACTTGATGCCGAAGCGGTCGAGATAACGCACGGCGCCGCCGTAGATATGATTGTGCGGCTCGACAATGCCGGGGATCAGCGTCCGCCCCTTCAAGTCATAGGTCTTGGTGTCCGGGCCGGCGATGGCTTTGATGGCATCGCTGGTGCCCAGCTTGATGATCTTGTCGCCCTTCACGGCCAGCGCCTGATAGGTATTGCCGACATCGGTGGAAGCGGACTTGTCGTCCATGCTGACGACCTTGCCGTTGATGAAAATCGAATCCGCGTACCCGTACCTGCCCACCTCGGGGGGCAGCGCGTTCTGCGCCCGGCCAAACTGCACGATGGCGGTGCAGGCCATCAGCAGGGCGGCAATGGTAAAGCCAAATGATTTCTTGCGCATTCCCTGAACCTCCGTGATCGAAAATCAGCAACTAACTTTTTATGTTGTCGTCTTAATGTTGTCATCCTGAGCGAAGCGAAGGACCTGCTTTACCTTGCGGAATCGAAATAGAAGATTCCTCGCTGCGTTCTAAATAACACTGCTAAGTAATTATATATCAATCTGCTAGAAGGAAATCTTCAAGCCAAACTGCATCTGCCGCGGATCATTTGCCGTGGTGGTAATCCGCCCCGCCGTGGTGCTGGCCGCTCCGGCTACCGCCAGGAAGTTGGTGCTGTTCGGCAACCCAAAATTGGGGTGGTTGAACAGGTTGAACATTTCCCACCGGAACTGGAGCGATTTGTTTTCACCCAGACTGGTATTCTTGACCAGGGCAAAATCAAAATTTCTGAATTTTGGTCCGATCACGGTATCGCGGCCAAGATTGCCGTAATATCCCAGATCTTGCAATCTGAATGCGCAAGGGTCGTAGTAGAGGTCCGGTGTGCCGAGTTGTTGCCCGGCGGCCACGCCGGCACACCCCGCCGTAGTTCCGCTGGTGGGATTGCTGCTCATGCCCGAGATCAAATCCGGTCGGCTGATATTCGATCCGGCGGAGGAGCTTTGATCTCTTCCCACGGTGTTTAAGGTTGCGCTGTTGATGACTGAGAAAGGCACGCCGGTGGTTAGGCTCAGAATGCCGTTGGTTTGCCAGCCGCTTAACAGCTTGCCCAGAAATCCCGTGAGTTCTTTCCCGAACGGCAGGGTGTAAGTGTAGTTCGCCGAGACCACATGGCGCAGATCAAACGCGGCATGGCTCCACTCCGACGAGTTCATCGTATAAGGATTCTGCGGCGAACTGGACTGTTGGAAATCGCCGCTGATGGCGCCGACGGCGTTGTCCAGCACGTGCGACCAGCTGTAGGCAAACTGGGCTTGCAGCGACTGGCTGAACCGCGTGGTCATCTTCGTCTGTAAACCATGATAAGTCGAGGAGGCCGACAATGTCCTCAGCGAAGTGCTGGTGAAGTTGGCATCGCGGCGCGGAGGAGCGGCTCCATTTACCGGGACATAGTAGTAGCGGCCATCGGGTAGAATCGTCGGAACTGCCGTGTTTAGGTCGCCCTGACGATTCAAGAACAGGCCGCGAGTACCCACGTAGCTGACGCCCAGCAGTGTGTTGGGCAGGATCTCGCGCTGGATGCTCATGTTCCACTGCATCATGTAGGTCTGCTTATTGTTATCCCACTGCGCGCCATCGTTGAAGACCGCGCCGGGCGCAGTGAACAACGCCGTGGGGTGCGGGAAGGTCAGCAGGGGGCTGGGACTCTGCGCGGACTTGGTGGTGAAGAACGGCGGCAGCGTCCGGTTGGCGTAGAAATAATCCCGGAAGATCATCTGGTAATAAAGTCCATACCCGCCGCGAATGGAGGTCTTGCCGTCGCCGGTGGCGTCCCAGGCGAAGCCGATGCGCGGGCTGAAATTCTTGATGGGCAGCTTGATAACCGGGTTGGTTACCACCAGCGTGTCGGTGGTAAACAGGCCGTCATAGTGCGAAGCTCGGCCGTTCACTTCGGTGGGATCGTTCTGGAACTCCCAGCGCACGCCAAGGTTCAGCGTCAACCCCTGAAAGGGCTTCATGTCGTCCTGTACAAACAAGCCAACAATGTTCTGCCGCCAGCCACGCACGGCGGTGCCGCCTGGCGTAACGCCGGTGAAAGTCGCTGGCACATTGCGCAGGAAGTTTCCCATGCTGGCGAAGGTGAACAGGCCGATGCCCCGGAAGACATCGTTTTCATTGGTCTGGATACGTTGGTAGTCGCCTCCAAATTTAATGGCATGACTGCCGTTGGTGTAGCTTACGGTATCGGTCAACTGATACACATTGTCCAGACGCGTTCGGGGCAGGTTGTTCGGCAAGGTGGGATTGGCGATGCCGGTGATGCCCAGCGGTCCCACGCCGGGAGAGGCCGCGTTGGGGATGAACCAAAGAGCCTCATTGTTCAGCAGGGGATTGATGGTCTCTGTCGAGTAACCCACCTTGGGTCGGTTGAATCCAATGCGAAACACGTTGAGCAGTTGCGGCGAAAAAATATGCGTCTCGCCGATCGTCGCATATTGATTGCGGATCGAATCGATCTGATTGTAGGTGGGCAGGGGTTGCGGTGTCGTCCTGCCGCTGTCGTCAATCGTGTAGCGCGCAAAGAGAGAGGACCCTTCCGAAAAATTGTGGTCCACGCGGACCTGGGCATAATCCTGATTGGTGGGTACGGAGAAGCTGCGGATGTACTCACCCCGGCCATCGGCCAATATGGGACGGCCCGGTGTTGGGTCGGGCCATAGCGCCAGATAAGGCCGTACTACCTCCGATATCGGGACAATGCAATTCGCTCCGTCCTGCGTGCCACCGATTGGTGCGGCGGTACACGCAGTTCCCGTCAGCGGCAGGTTCCCCTGTCGCGCCGCAATCGAGGGGATAAACGCGCTGGTGGCGTTGCCGACGCGCTGGCGCATTCCTTCATAGCCTCCGAAGGCGAATGTCTTGTCGCTGCGGATGGGTCCGCCCAGCGTTCCGCCAAATTGGTTCTTGCGCAGCGTGGATTTCCTGCCGTTGGCCAGGGCGTTGTCCTCCCAGCGCCTAGCGTCCAGCGCATCGTTGCGGAAGAACTCAAATGCGCTGCCATGCAGCTCGTTGGTTCCGGCTTTCGAGACCACGTTGATGACACCGCCGCCGGCGCGTCCGAACTCCGCGCTGAAATTCGAGGTGATCACCTGAAATTCCTGAATGGTGTCGACTCCCAAGGCTTGCCCGGAGGCGCCGCCAATGGCCATTCCATTGATGCTGTTGATGCTGGTGCCGTCCATCAGAAAGTTGTTCATGCGCGCGCGCGCGCCGTTGAAGCTCAGTTGCAGTCCCGCGCCGGTGGCCACGCCGCCGGAGGCTGAGCGCGCCTGGACCACGCCGGGCTCCATCAGGCTTAAGGAAACGAAGTCGCGACCGTTCAATGGCAGATCGCGGATCTGCTTTTCATTGACGATTCCCGACAGCGACGCGCTGGTGGTCTCCACTAGCGGGATTTCTCCAGCCACTTCCACTGTCTGGGTTACTTCGCCGACCTGAAGATCGACATCCACCACGGCATGGCGGCCCACGGTCAGTTCGATTCCGGTGCGAAGGTAGTTCTGGAAACCGGCCATGGAAGTTTCCAGCTCATAGTTTCCCGGCAGCAGTTGTGCCACGCTGTAGCGGCCCTGGCTGTCCGTCTGGACCGAGCGGGCCACACCGGTGGCCACGTTTCTCACGCGCACGGCGGCTTCGGGAATCACCGCTCCCGATCCGTCTTTCACCGCGCCTGAGATGGTCGCGGTGGTTTCCTGCGCCAGCAGCATCGCGGTATTTAGACCGCCGCTGACACTCGCCAGTAAACCCGCGATGAAAATAATTCCCAGCAATCGATTTCGCATACCACCCTCCGTTACTTTAAGCATTTTTGCCGCGATCCTGCTTCGAATAAAATGGCCCCGGTCGATGTCGCTCCAGCTTCGGCGACTTGCTGATTGCGGTGCACTCGCATGGTGTGGGGGAGTGGCAACGGGATAACGGACCTCATTTCCCGGCATCGATGTTTCGTAATGATTCCCCCAGAAACCACATCTCCCAGAAACGTCTCTATTTTCACTATGGAGATATCACGCGAACTTCCCGAATCATCGTTGCAATCCCAATAACCACAGCAGCTCACCGTATCCTACATGACTAGTAAAGCTCTTGCAGAGCAGGAGACCACACGAGTTCTATATGTGTCAAGCAAAAATGGCAAATCAGAGCGCGGCCCGTTCGCATCTTACAGGAAAATTTCATACAGGCTGGTGGGCAGGCGGGCAGGTGCGAGAGAACAATCCGTGATGGGCCGTGATCGGGCAGTGTCTCGGCAGGTTGGCAATACAGAACCTCCAGTCGCAACGCGCGAAGTTGTGTTGTACACTAAACCACAAAGATTGAATCCGTTCTTTGGTTTGGCAAGCAGCACGGAGTCTAAGGAGATATTACTTATGTCATCTGAAATACTTGCAATGAATAACCATCGTTATCGAAGGATTGCTTTGTTCATGGTGTTCGCGATCCTGGCACTAGGCGGACGCCTTTTGCTAACCATCGGCCCAATGAAGGAGGGATCGCGCGCGCTCACCATTGGAAAAGACCGGCTGGTGGAGTGGCAGCAACTGCCGGCGATGAACGGCCCCATGTGCGAATGG is a window encoding:
- a CDS encoding xanthine dehydrogenase family protein molybdopterin-binding subunit, which codes for MPTPKPSATKITSPTAAASGPRQSIPRLESAAKVTGSAEYIINMRIPGMLYGRITRSPVAHGKIISIDTSAALAFAGVHSVITGEDIRKIIPNPYYGPAFHDQPILALDKVRYVGEPVAVVLARDPHIAEEAADLVEVEYDPLDPVFDEVAAAQPTAPIIHDVLQPAGTFPDLKHLKGRAGTNVALDAQVRRGDIEKGFATADHVFEHTFHNGKVIHATFEPIVSLAELTDTNGITIHSATQSPSFVRSEVARLLGWAENRVRVRTALLGGGFGAKLYIKLEALVAACALLARKPVRIALTMEEQFYTITKHGTTVRIKTGVMSDGRMIARKVETWWNGGAYADIGPRVSQKSGFTGAGPYDIENIALDNHAVYTNEPPAGALRGFGISQLVWAYESQADIIAHALGMDPLAFRRLNILREGRPHATGTLMRHAEIAEVLNRLEIKMDWNRPIERGTGTVRRGRGIGIGIKASISPTTSVATVTIAGDGSCSMLCSTVDMGQGSDTALAQMTAEILGIAATSVRVVHPDTDITPYDMATLGSRSTYHMGHAIIQAAEAVRAQLMEIAAKSMGVATEQLTCREGAAFAPDGRRMSFRELMLARFGMQAGHLTGTGTFTPPFSKPDQETGQSPQVTPFWMLGGAGAEIEVDTETGRIRVTKLVNVGDVGRAINPSIVERQLTGAGTMQLGFTLFEEMRFSDGQVLNASLADYKIPGTLDIPDEMTGEMIEIPHGDAPFGAKGVGETAVFSVAPAIANALFDAIGVRIMELPLTPERVLRALREKEGRPLESE
- a CDS encoding xanthine dehydrogenase family protein subunit M; amino-acid sequence: MKNFELAEPATLEEALSLLDPEDATVRAIAGGTALLLMMKPRLFQPSRLVSLRRIKNALRGVSADETGGLRIGAMTTLSEMERSPVIARTFPVITRTLHTLSNVRIRNVATLGGHLAHGDPHMDLPPILLTLGARVRAVSQRGERWIAIGDLFTGYYETALSRDELITEVAVPLQPAGVHSWYEKYTALSADDWPAVGVAVWFRMESGVIAEARVAVSSATERPVRMTGAEGVLNNVSATAAVFSKAADSAAEEVQPLADLRGTVAYKREMVRVHVRRALEQALKINSSEAS
- a CDS encoding alpha/beta fold hydrolase, with translation MFGAFNMTHSRKSGNAPLGDGASLRYTLHGEDRPELPKLVLVHSLGMSEVVWDEVVERLVERTAILTYDCRGHGASTKLLGKSPGPYRLEGFARDLAALLDHVGWSSAHIAGGSLGGSIALQFAALFPSRVQTLGLIDTTAWYGAEAPEKWEWRAKEAEEKGLPALIDFQQTRWFSDSFREQHPETVALCRNVFLANETACFVATCRMLGAFDLRAHLAGFHMPVAIAVGEEDYATPPEMARQLESNIAGATMQIIPQARHLTFVEQPALIAEILSRLIDRA
- a CDS encoding MFS transporter, translated to MSTATIAAPDNRPWYRTLNGEQWNTLLAANLGWAFDGYETYALILTMGTAFRQLLPAESYASIPFYAGLTIAVTLLGWGIGGIVGGIVSDYIGRKRTLIYAVLAYSVVTGFTAIAWSLWSFIALRFIVGFALGSEWGTGTSMVAEMWPDKHRGKGAGLMQCGLGIGFFFASATWFFVSPMGPDAWRWMYVIGVLPALAVGWIRKRIKEPEKWTESDRKRRAAVEAQKIAQQSGQDVSAADKNLTRFTLIDLFADPKYRRRTIAAFLMSTTTTLAWWGISTWVPPYVGSLAKLEGLSPERWASLAGMFYNAGAICGYISLGFFADLYGRRPVTIAWFAISLLMTPVLFLWTHNLYVLLGVCSINAFFTLGQYTWCSTWLPEAYPTRIRATAVSFCFNAPRFIAFTGPLLAGTLITYFGSYGRAAVIVSMIYILGIVAAPFFPETRGKALPE
- a CDS encoding TonB-dependent receptor, with the translated sequence MPGNEVRYPVATPPHHASAPQSASRRSWSDIDRGHFIRSRIAAKMLKVTEGGMRNRLLGIIFIAGLLASVSGGLNTAMLLAQETTATISGAVKDGSGAVIPEAAVRVRNVATGVARSVQTDSQGRYSVAQLLPGNYELETSMAGFQNYLRTGIELTVGRHAVVDVDLQVGEVTQTVEVAGEIPLVETTSASLSGIVNEKQIRDLPLNGRDFVSLSLMEPGVVQARSASGGVATGAGLQLSFNGARARMNNFLMDGTSINSINGMAIGGASGQALGVDTIQEFQVITSNFSAEFGRAGGGVINVVSKAGTNELHGSAFEFFRNDALDARRWEDNALANGRKSTLRKNQFGGTLGGPIRSDKTFAFGGYEGMRQRVGNATSAFIPSIAARQGNLPLTGTACTAAPIGGTQDGANCIVPISEVVRPYLALWPDPTPGRPILADGRGEYIRSFSVPTNQDYAQVRVDHNFSEGSSLFARYTIDDSGRTTPQPLPTYNQIDSIRNQYATIGETHIFSPQLLNVFRIGFNRPKVGYSTETINPLLNNEALWFIPNAASPGVGPLGITGIANPTLPNNLPRTRLDNVYQLTDTVSYTNGSHAIKFGGDYQRIQTNENDVFRGIGLFTFASMGNFLRNVPATFTGVTPGGTAVRGWRQNIVGLFVQDDMKPFQGLTLNLGVRWEFQNDPTEVNGRASHYDGLFTTDTLVVTNPVIKLPIKNFSPRIGFAWDATGDGKTSIRGGYGLYYQMIFRDYFYANRTLPPFFTTKSAQSPSPLLTFPHPTALFTAPGAVFNDGAQWDNNKQTYMMQWNMSIQREILPNTLLGVSYVGTRGLFLNRQGDLNTAVPTILPDGRYYYVPVNGAAPPRRDANFTSTSLRTLSASSTYHGLQTKMTTRFSQSLQAQFAYSWSHVLDNAVGAISGDFQQSSSPQNPYTMNSSEWSHAAFDLRHVVSANYTYTLPFGKELTGFLGKLLSGWQTNGILSLTTGVPFSVINSATLNTVGRDQSSSAGSNISRPDLISGMSSNPTSGTTAGCAGVAAGQQLGTPDLYYDPCAFRLQDLGYYGNLGRDTVIGPKFRNFDFALVKNTSLGENKSLQFRWEMFNLFNHPNFGLPNSTNFLAVAGAASTTAGRITTTANDPRQMQFGLKISF